One Agrococcus jenensis genomic region harbors:
- a CDS encoding caspase family protein — protein MFQSRRFTTVATRSTQDRLLDAQSNARPIVQGESHRGAVVAIQEALCALNSGYIPPNGIDGYFGPRTFAAVDAFQREYGLIADGIVGMQTLTQLDALFSGDVVRTPVGVGVHVGVDRVDPAHYGSPMTLPSCGNDARAMAEIAGRLGYDTAVLLDEEATTAAFYALLNNAAVNLMPGDALLVSFSGHGSQLPNDSADLEDDGLDETTCFYDRMLLDDELNELLRCLREGVRVHLVFDSCHSGTAFKSILDAADAKDIATGHAKDVKGALAATSPQDLQTSGSVSRNDVIPITKGSLSKALDGEAPELEAVAVDRSRDDDVASLFGDLYVRTQVGDAKFADGTQVYATNKELYEAVRLVATKSGPGEPVPPTVTILSACADHQTTPAGNPLSAFTYNLTTAWAGGSFSGSYEELYRTVRSSSQPDATPQLGTHGSRGAAARVLERPFAL, from the coding sequence ATGTTTCAATCTCGACGCTTCACCACCGTGGCGACCCGCAGCACCCAGGACCGGCTCCTCGACGCACAGAGCAACGCCCGGCCCATCGTGCAGGGGGAATCGCACCGCGGGGCCGTCGTCGCCATCCAGGAGGCGCTCTGCGCCTTGAACTCCGGCTACATCCCGCCGAACGGCATCGACGGGTACTTCGGCCCGCGCACCTTCGCGGCAGTCGATGCGTTCCAGCGGGAGTACGGGCTCATCGCCGACGGCATCGTCGGCATGCAGACCCTCACGCAGCTCGACGCGCTCTTCTCCGGCGACGTGGTCCGTACGCCCGTCGGCGTCGGTGTGCACGTGGGGGTCGATCGCGTCGATCCCGCGCACTACGGGTCGCCCATGACCCTGCCGTCGTGCGGCAACGACGCTCGCGCGATGGCTGAGATCGCCGGCCGGCTCGGCTACGACACCGCCGTGCTGCTCGACGAAGAGGCGACGACAGCCGCCTTCTACGCGCTGCTGAACAACGCGGCCGTCAACCTCATGCCGGGCGACGCGCTGCTGGTCTCGTTCTCGGGCCACGGCAGCCAGCTGCCGAACGACTCCGCGGACCTCGAGGACGATGGGCTCGACGAGACGACATGCTTCTACGACCGCATGCTGCTCGACGACGAGCTCAACGAGTTGCTGCGCTGCCTGCGAGAGGGCGTCCGGGTGCACCTGGTGTTCGACAGCTGCCACTCGGGCACGGCGTTCAAGTCGATCCTCGACGCCGCCGACGCGAAGGACATCGCGACGGGCCATGCGAAGGACGTCAAGGGGGCGCTCGCGGCGACGAGCCCGCAGGACCTGCAGACGAGCGGCAGCGTGAGCCGCAACGACGTGATCCCGATCACGAAGGGATCGCTGTCGAAGGCGCTCGACGGTGAGGCCCCCGAGCTCGAGGCGGTCGCCGTCGACCGCTCGCGCGACGACGACGTCGCGAGCCTGTTCGGCGACCTCTACGTGCGCACGCAGGTCGGCGACGCCAAGTTCGCCGACGGCACCCAGGTGTATGCGACGAACAAGGAGCTCTACGAGGCGGTGAGGCTCGTCGCGACGAAGTCTGGGCCGGGCGAGCCGGTGCCACCCACGGTCACGATCCTCTCGGCGTGCGCGGACCACCAGACCACCCCGGCCGGCAATCCGCTATCGGCGTTCACCTACAACCTGACGACGGCGTGGGCGGGCGGCAGCTTCTCCGGCTCGTACGAGGAGCTCTACCGCACGGTGCGCTCGTCGTCGCAGCCGGATGCGACCCCCCAGCTCGGGACGCACGGCTCGCGCGGCGCTGCGGCACGGGTGCTCGAGCGACCGTTCGCGCTCTGA